A genomic segment from Myxococcota bacterium encodes:
- the egtB gene encoding ergothioneine biosynthesis protein EgtB, translating into MASASARADGAAPARVRTLRERFARVRAATVALARPLSEADASVQSMPDASPTKWHLAHTTWFFETFALERFEPAFAPHDPAYRVLFNSYYNSIGEQHPRPLRGLVTRPGLAEVLAYRAAVDSRVERLLDAPHDALCDLVELGLEHEQQHQELVLTDLQHALAQNPLLPAYAPRPQRPAEGVPTPLAWAAFDEALCEIGDAGAGFAFDNERPRHRVFVEAFEIASRAVTNGEWIAFVEDGGYATPSLWLSDGWTRRCAEGWEAPLYWQRAEAGAPWERFTLGGLVPAHADEPVCHVSYYEADAFATWAGARLPTEAEWERTAERFAPAPDAGRRAGFAEGGALRPLGCAGDADDASPTLGAHAGAPAVRHLLGHVWEWTRSPYVAYPRFRPAAGALGEYNGKFMADQWVLRGGSCATPAEHVRTTYRNFFPAAARWQFSGLRLARDPA; encoded by the coding sequence ATGGCGAGCGCTAGCGCGCGCGCGGACGGCGCCGCCCCCGCGCGCGTGCGCACACTGCGCGAGCGCTTCGCGCGCGTGCGCGCCGCGACCGTCGCGCTCGCGCGCCCGCTCTCCGAGGCCGACGCGAGCGTGCAGTCGATGCCCGATGCGAGCCCGACGAAGTGGCACCTCGCGCACACGACCTGGTTCTTCGAGACGTTCGCGCTCGAGCGCTTCGAGCCCGCGTTCGCGCCGCACGACCCCGCCTATCGCGTGCTCTTCAACTCCTACTACAACAGCATCGGCGAGCAGCATCCCCGGCCGCTCCGCGGGCTCGTCACGCGCCCGGGTCTCGCCGAGGTGCTCGCGTACCGCGCGGCGGTCGACTCGCGGGTCGAGCGGCTGCTCGACGCGCCGCACGACGCGCTCTGCGACCTCGTCGAGCTCGGGCTCGAGCACGAGCAGCAGCATCAGGAGCTCGTGCTCACCGACCTCCAGCACGCGCTCGCGCAGAACCCGCTCCTCCCCGCCTACGCGCCCCGTCCGCAGCGCCCCGCGGAGGGCGTGCCCACGCCGCTCGCGTGGGCGGCGTTCGACGAAGCGCTCTGCGAGATCGGCGACGCGGGCGCGGGCTTCGCGTTCGACAACGAGCGCCCGCGCCACCGCGTGTTCGTCGAGGCCTTCGAGATCGCGTCGCGCGCCGTCACGAACGGCGAGTGGATCGCGTTCGTCGAGGACGGGGGCTATGCGACGCCGTCGCTGTGGCTCTCGGACGGCTGGACGCGCCGCTGCGCCGAAGGCTGGGAGGCGCCGCTCTACTGGCAGCGCGCCGAGGCCGGCGCGCCGTGGGAGCGCTTCACGCTCGGCGGGCTCGTCCCCGCGCACGCCGACGAGCCCGTCTGCCACGTGAGCTACTACGAGGCCGACGCGTTCGCGACCTGGGCCGGCGCGCGCCTCCCGACCGAGGCCGAGTGGGAGCGCACGGCGGAGCGGTTCGCGCCCGCGCCCGACGCCGGCCGGCGCGCGGGCTTCGCGGAGGGCGGCGCGCTGCGCCCGCTCGGCTGCGCGGGCGACGCGGACGACGCGTCGCCGACCCTCGGCGCGCACGCCGGCGCTCCCGCAGTGCGACACCTGCTCGGCCACGTCTGGGAGTGGACGCGCAGTCCGTACGTCGCCTACCCGCGCTTCCGGCCCGCTGCGGGCGCGCTCGGCGAGTACAACGGCAAGTTCATGGCCGACCAGTGGGTGCTGCGCGGCGGCTCGTGCGCGACGCCCGCCGAGCACGTCCGCACGACGTACCGGAACTTCTTCCCGGCCGCGGCGCGCTGGCAGTTCAGCGGGCTCCGGCTCGCGCGCGACCCCGCCTAG
- a CDS encoding fused MFS/spermidine synthase, translating into MHALLLAFLSGAPALVYQVVWTREVALLAGVQIDAIATVVAAFFGGLALGSRALGARVDASARPLRFYGLLEITAAALAVAATAALRALDAHGPASASAMLAACAAAIFPVTFLLGGTQPALLRSTGALAARAAAPAGAIQGINTAGAVLGVAAAAFAIPTSGLWATLVAGALCAAGVGALAVALDRAPRARAATSGAVGADDAAAVDARTPGAEPAADAAERPALPAPRAPLPLGTLSLAAAAGFATLGFEVLSARMAALHLGSSLFAWALVLATFLAGLAAGNLALARRAASTSTPRALLARVEVACAIAIAAGLAVLAPPLARGASGISAASLAAVALGTLPPAFCMGAAFPLFARLVLDTAPGRSFGALAAWNTAGGIAGSLAAPLALLPAFGLVGGALACAGANLAIGLALLARAHDREPARMPLARAAARAVGATAVATALGTWGAAQRQPPGAIHVEHGRHATAVVVDRDGERELVVDGDSEAFTGGDARRTEELLAALPLAIHPAPRRFLEVGFGAGITLGAAARFPLDAIECVEIADEVLRAGRYLEPANRGVLRDRALVLHHRDARAWLRRVDAPFDVVVANTLHPWSLGATGLYSREYFERLARAVAPSGIATQWIPAERIAAASFRSIARTFFDVFEHGVVLWGARNAILLGAHEPFALPDDATLAARLAAAGFALDDLGLARPGGDPLAARRIASADDVRAAFGAGEVLRDDVPRLEMHAARGSGGDDAAIFEALVALARTARGDADAPSPLETWLEARRLRERGDRDAADALEAEAESANLALARRARADRLAERASEAHRGGDAARAEELFREAASTDPGSRGAALGLAGLAQERGDAGEAIARLRAWVEREPADAGAWNHLASVLAERRDLDGARRALDAALGANPFFPKAIANAGLLAAARGDVRAARAELERLRALGARAQAATLEAAVDLAGSAQ; encoded by the coding sequence GTGCACGCGCTCCTGCTCGCATTCCTCTCCGGCGCGCCCGCGCTCGTCTACCAGGTGGTGTGGACGCGCGAGGTCGCGCTGCTCGCGGGCGTGCAGATCGACGCGATCGCGACCGTGGTCGCGGCCTTCTTCGGCGGGCTCGCGCTCGGGTCGCGCGCGCTCGGCGCGCGGGTCGACGCGAGCGCGCGGCCGCTCCGCTTCTACGGGCTGCTCGAGATCACAGCGGCGGCGCTCGCCGTCGCGGCGACGGCCGCGCTGCGCGCGCTCGACGCGCACGGGCCGGCGAGCGCGAGCGCCATGCTCGCGGCGTGCGCGGCCGCGATCTTCCCGGTCACGTTCCTGCTCGGCGGCACGCAGCCCGCGCTGCTTCGCAGCACGGGCGCGCTCGCGGCGCGCGCGGCCGCGCCGGCCGGCGCGATCCAGGGCATCAACACCGCGGGCGCCGTGCTCGGCGTCGCCGCCGCCGCGTTCGCGATCCCGACGTCCGGCCTGTGGGCGACGCTCGTCGCGGGCGCGCTTTGCGCGGCGGGCGTCGGCGCACTCGCCGTCGCACTCGATCGGGCGCCGCGCGCCCGAGCGGCGACGAGCGGCGCGGTCGGTGCAGACGACGCCGCCGCGGTCGATGCGCGCACGCCGGGCGCCGAGCCCGCGGCGGACGCGGCGGAGCGCCCTGCGCTGCCCGCGCCGCGGGCGCCGCTCCCCCTCGGCACGCTCTCGCTCGCCGCCGCGGCCGGCTTCGCGACGCTCGGCTTCGAGGTGCTGTCGGCGCGCATGGCCGCGCTCCACCTCGGCTCGTCGCTCTTCGCGTGGGCACTCGTGCTCGCGACCTTCCTCGCCGGGCTCGCGGCCGGGAACCTCGCGCTCGCGCGGCGCGCCGCCTCCACGTCGACGCCGCGCGCGCTGCTCGCGCGCGTCGAGGTCGCGTGCGCGATCGCGATCGCGGCGGGCCTCGCCGTGCTCGCGCCGCCGCTCGCGCGCGGCGCATCGGGCATCTCCGCGGCCTCGCTCGCCGCCGTCGCGCTCGGGACGCTCCCGCCCGCCTTCTGCATGGGCGCCGCATTCCCGCTGTTCGCGCGCCTCGTGCTCGACACGGCGCCCGGCCGCTCCTTCGGCGCACTCGCCGCGTGGAACACGGCCGGCGGCATCGCGGGCTCGCTCGCCGCGCCGCTCGCACTGCTGCCCGCGTTCGGTCTCGTCGGCGGCGCGCTCGCGTGCGCGGGCGCGAACCTCGCGATCGGCCTCGCGCTGCTCGCGCGCGCGCACGACCGCGAGCCCGCGCGCATGCCGCTCGCGCGCGCCGCCGCGCGCGCCGTCGGCGCCACGGCGGTCGCGACGGCGCTCGGGACGTGGGGCGCCGCACAGCGACAGCCGCCGGGCGCGATCCACGTCGAGCACGGGCGCCACGCGACGGCCGTCGTCGTCGATCGCGACGGCGAGCGCGAGCTCGTCGTCGACGGCGACTCCGAGGCGTTCACCGGCGGCGACGCGCGCCGCACGGAAGAGCTGCTCGCCGCGCTCCCGCTCGCGATCCATCCCGCGCCACGGCGCTTCCTCGAGGTCGGCTTCGGCGCCGGCATCACGCTCGGCGCGGCCGCGCGCTTCCCGCTCGACGCGATCGAGTGCGTCGAGATCGCGGACGAGGTGCTGCGCGCCGGGCGCTACCTCGAGCCCGCGAACCGCGGCGTGCTGCGCGACCGCGCGCTCGTGCTCCACCACCGCGACGCGCGCGCATGGCTCCGCCGCGTCGACGCGCCGTTCGACGTCGTCGTCGCGAACACGCTCCACCCGTGGTCGCTCGGCGCCACGGGGCTCTACTCGCGCGAGTACTTCGAGCGGCTCGCGCGCGCCGTCGCGCCGAGCGGGATCGCCACGCAGTGGATTCCGGCCGAGCGCATCGCCGCCGCGAGCTTCCGATCGATCGCGCGCACGTTCTTCGACGTGTTCGAGCACGGCGTCGTGCTCTGGGGAGCGCGCAACGCGATCCTGCTCGGAGCGCACGAGCCGTTCGCACTCCCCGACGACGCGACCCTCGCCGCGAGGCTCGCCGCGGCGGGCTTCGCGCTCGACGACCTCGGCCTCGCGCGGCCGGGCGGCGACCCGCTCGCGGCGCGGCGCATCGCGAGCGCCGACGACGTGCGCGCCGCGTTCGGCGCCGGCGAAGTGCTCCGCGACGACGTCCCGCGACTCGAGATGCACGCGGCGCGCGGGAGCGGCGGCGACGACGCCGCGATCTTCGAGGCACTCGTCGCGCTCGCGCGCACCGCGCGCGGAGACGCGGACGCGCCCTCGCCGCTCGAGACCTGGCTCGAGGCGCGCCGCCTGCGCGAGCGCGGCGATCGCGACGCCGCGGACGCGCTCGAAGCCGAAGCGGAGAGCGCGAATCTCGCGCTCGCGCGACGCGCGCGCGCCGACCGCCTGGCGGAGCGCGCGAGCGAGGCCCATCGCGGCGGCGACGCGGCGCGCGCCGAGGAGCTCTTCCGCGAGGCGGCGAGCACCGATCCGGGAAGCCGCGGTGCCGCCCTCGGGCTCGCGGGCCTCGCGCAGGAGCGCGGCGACGCGGGCGAGGCGATCGCGCGGCTGCGCGCGTGGGTCGAGCGGGAGCCCGCCGACGCCGGCGCGTGGAACCACCTCGCGAGCGTGCTCGCCGAACGGCGCGACCTCGACGGCGCGCGGCGCGCGCTCGACGCCGCGCTCGGCGCGAACCCGTTCTTCCCGAAGGCGATCGCGAACGCCGGGCTCCTCGCGGCCGCGCGCGGCGACGTGCGCGCCGCGCGCGCCGAGCTCGAGCGCCTGCGCGCCCTCGGCGCGCGCGCGCAGGCCGCGACGCTCGAGGCCGCGGTCGACCTCGCCGGCTCCGCACAGTAG
- a CDS encoding acylphosphatase, producing MTLTRAHVVVRGRVQGVWFRASTRRRAQELGLHGWVRNRADGSVEAVFEGPTGAVDLALAFVRRGPENARVDDVEVLAHEAIDAPREAGFRVR from the coding sequence ATGACGCTCACGCGCGCGCACGTCGTGGTGCGGGGCCGCGTGCAGGGCGTGTGGTTCCGCGCGTCGACGCGCCGTCGCGCGCAGGAGCTCGGCCTGCACGGCTGGGTGCGCAACCGCGCGGACGGCAGCGTGGAGGCCGTCTTCGAGGGCCCGACCGGGGCCGTCGATCTCGCGCTCGCCTTCGTGCGCCGCGGGCCCGAGAACGCGCGCGTCGACGACGTCGAGGTGCTCGCGCACGAGGCGATCGACGCCCCGCGCGAGGCGGGCTTCCGCGTTCGTTAG
- a CDS encoding cation:proton antiporter: MLASNPALTLALALAAGVVSQSLARHLRLPGIVVLLIAGVALGPDGIGWVEPRALGDGFHSIVDLAVAVILFEGGLNLEISRLRRAQVAIRRLVLLGAVATLAGASLVAWWELDAGWERAVLFGSLVVVTGPTVVGPLVSELRLRQRVATVLNAEGVLIDPVGAILAVLVLELVLAPEHAVSGATGLLLRVGTGAALGAVAGVALAQLLRIRRLVPEGHENILVLAAVLLVFEVADALSSHSGILAVTIAGVVVGNSKTLVDRDLREFKDQLTVLLIGLLFVLLAADVRFADVAALGWSGVRVVAALVLVVRPAVVALATAGSDLTWRERAFVAWVAPRGIVAAAVASLVAGAMEESGLGGGAQVRALVFLTIAGTVVQAGLTAGFVAQWLGVRLPRREGVAILGAQGLGLLLARELRATGVPVVFLDSNPQACRQAEDDGFAVVFGNALEERTLQRARLEAFESVVGLTPNQTVNAVFANRARDLFHVPRAYIAVHGQGTGFAAELVRDGHAKLVFEGPHDVERWDVRLRHGGVEVAHFEFEGAPAPADEGAADASGATSAKSAAKGVAKTGEAASPPPIAERCVMLAVHRGGAAAQPVSRGWAPAVGDRVGVALHVPDGDDAVAVLRARGWKRIEDAEDEPSSPAAGSDAAAVA; the protein is encoded by the coding sequence GTGCTCGCGTCCAACCCCGCGCTGACCCTCGCGCTCGCGCTCGCCGCCGGCGTCGTCAGCCAGTCGCTCGCGCGGCATCTGCGGCTCCCGGGCATCGTCGTCCTGCTGATCGCGGGCGTCGCGCTCGGCCCGGACGGCATCGGCTGGGTCGAGCCGCGCGCGCTCGGCGACGGCTTCCACTCGATCGTCGATCTCGCGGTGGCGGTCATCCTCTTCGAAGGCGGGCTCAACCTCGAGATCTCGCGACTGCGCCGCGCGCAGGTGGCGATCCGCCGGCTCGTGCTGCTCGGCGCGGTCGCGACGCTCGCCGGCGCGTCGCTCGTCGCGTGGTGGGAGCTCGACGCGGGCTGGGAGCGCGCGGTGCTCTTCGGCAGCCTCGTCGTCGTGACGGGGCCGACCGTCGTCGGCCCGCTCGTCTCCGAGCTGCGGCTGCGGCAACGCGTCGCGACGGTGCTCAACGCCGAGGGCGTCCTGATCGACCCGGTGGGCGCCATCCTCGCCGTGCTCGTGCTCGAGCTCGTGCTCGCGCCCGAGCACGCGGTGAGCGGCGCGACGGGCCTGCTCCTGCGCGTCGGGACGGGCGCCGCGCTCGGCGCGGTCGCGGGCGTCGCGCTCGCGCAGCTGCTGCGGATCCGCCGGCTCGTGCCCGAGGGCCACGAGAACATCCTCGTGCTCGCGGCCGTGCTGCTCGTGTTCGAGGTCGCGGACGCGCTGTCGTCGCACAGCGGCATCCTCGCGGTCACGATCGCGGGCGTCGTCGTCGGCAACTCGAAGACGCTCGTCGATCGCGACCTGCGCGAGTTCAAGGATCAGCTCACCGTCCTGCTGATCGGGCTCCTGTTCGTGCTGCTCGCGGCGGACGTGCGGTTCGCGGACGTCGCGGCGCTCGGATGGTCGGGCGTGCGCGTCGTCGCGGCGCTCGTGCTCGTCGTGCGCCCCGCGGTCGTCGCGCTCGCGACCGCGGGGTCGGACCTCACCTGGCGCGAGCGCGCGTTCGTCGCGTGGGTGGCGCCGCGCGGGATCGTCGCGGCGGCGGTCGCGTCGCTCGTCGCGGGTGCGATGGAGGAGAGCGGGCTAGGCGGCGGCGCGCAGGTGCGCGCGCTCGTGTTCCTCACCATCGCGGGCACGGTCGTGCAGGCGGGCCTCACGGCCGGGTTCGTCGCGCAGTGGCTCGGCGTGCGCCTGCCGCGTCGCGAGGGCGTCGCGATCCTCGGCGCGCAGGGGCTCGGTCTGCTGCTCGCGCGCGAGCTGCGCGCGACGGGCGTGCCGGTCGTGTTCCTCGACTCGAATCCGCAGGCCTGTCGGCAGGCCGAGGACGACGGCTTCGCCGTCGTCTTCGGCAACGCGCTCGAGGAGCGCACGCTCCAGCGCGCCCGGCTCGAGGCGTTCGAGTCGGTGGTGGGCCTCACGCCGAACCAGACGGTGAACGCGGTCTTCGCGAACCGCGCGCGCGATCTCTTCCACGTGCCGCGCGCCTACATCGCCGTCCACGGACAGGGCACGGGCTTCGCCGCCGAGCTCGTGCGCGACGGGCACGCGAAGCTCGTCTTCGAGGGGCCGCACGACGTCGAGCGCTGGGACGTGCGGCTGCGCCACGGCGGCGTCGAGGTCGCGCACTTCGAGTTCGAGGGCGCTCCCGCGCCGGCCGACGAGGGGGCCGCGGACGCGTCGGGAGCGACGTCGGCGAAGAGCGCGGCGAAGGGGGTGGCGAAGACCGGCGAGGCCGCGAGCCCGCCGCCGATCGCCGAGCGCTGCGTGATGCTCGCGGTGCATCGAGGCGGCGCGGCCGCGCAGCCCGTCTCGCGCGGCTGGGCGCCGGCCGTCGGCGACCGGGTCGGCGTCGCGCTCCACGTCCCCGACGGCGACGACGCGGTCGCCGTGCTGCGCGCGCGCGGCTGGAAGCGGATCGAGGACGCGGAGGACGAGCCGTCGTCCCCCGCCGCCGGGAGCGACGCAGCGGCCGTCGCCTAA
- a CDS encoding glycosyltransferase family A protein — MSELAIAIPYHRGRDLLAHAVRSVLAQTDAAWSLLVCDDGERGEARAVVAELGLDGDTRVRCVENARNLGMAANWNRCLDLADAPLVALLHADDALLPGYVACMRDLAARHPGATALYCDARVVDAAGAPVFSLADRVKPLFLPPQARGAREYELAGERSLRALMAGNFIMCPTLCYRAALLRGRRFDPRWKQVQDLALTSGLLMDGDVLVGTRRVEYAYRRHEGGATWRQSESLLRFEEEMALFDRVAERAAALGWEGAARTARAKRIVRAHLALRALADAAALRLSRARAELALALRR, encoded by the coding sequence ATGAGCGAGCTCGCGATCGCCATTCCCTACCACCGCGGCCGCGATCTGCTCGCACACGCCGTGCGGAGCGTGCTCGCGCAGACGGATGCCGCGTGGTCGCTGCTCGTCTGCGACGACGGCGAGCGGGGCGAAGCGCGCGCCGTCGTCGCGGAGCTCGGGCTCGATGGCGACACGCGCGTCCGCTGCGTCGAGAACGCGCGCAACCTCGGCATGGCCGCGAACTGGAACCGCTGCCTCGACCTGGCGGACGCGCCGCTCGTCGCGCTCCTCCACGCGGACGATGCGCTCCTCCCCGGCTACGTCGCGTGCATGCGCGACCTCGCCGCGCGCCATCCGGGCGCGACGGCGCTCTACTGCGACGCGCGCGTCGTCGACGCGGCGGGTGCGCCCGTCTTCTCGCTCGCCGACCGCGTGAAGCCGCTCTTCCTCCCGCCGCAGGCGCGCGGCGCGCGCGAGTACGAGCTCGCCGGGGAGCGCTCGCTGCGCGCCCTCATGGCCGGCAACTTCATCATGTGTCCGACGCTCTGCTACCGCGCCGCGCTGCTGCGCGGCCGTCGCTTCGACCCGCGCTGGAAGCAGGTGCAGGACCTCGCCCTCACGTCGGGGCTGCTGATGGACGGCGACGTGCTCGTCGGGACGCGGCGCGTCGAGTACGCCTATCGACGCCACGAGGGCGGCGCGACGTGGCGGCAGTCGGAGAGCCTGCTCCGCTTCGAGGAGGAGATGGCGCTCTTCGATCGCGTCGCCGAGCGCGCCGCGGCGCTCGGCTGGGAGGGCGCCGCGCGAACGGCGCGCGCGAAGCGCATCGTGCGCGCGCATCTCGCGCTGCGCGCGCTCGCCGACGCCGCCGCGCTCCGCCTCTCTCGCGCGCGCGCCGAGCTCGCGCTCGCGCTGCGACGTTAG
- a CDS encoding lysylphosphatidylglycerol synthase transmembrane domain-containing protein: MTARRGALLALRLVVALALLGLAFRMAAASAPPGTGLVAALRSAWVRPALLPWAAALACFGASFAVGALRFRLLLRAAGLAGRYAAVLRAYLVASFFNLVLPGMILGDVYRLDDARRDAGSTAAVAGLVALERLLGMSALGAMALGAALLLPEAAIEPRARAVVALAAAAVALAPLAVAHATLARLAERALRRLAAPWPRAADALVHAVAAATRAARDRRVLVRTFALSLANQGLPVLAVAALAVPLDQSVGPAWFAVIVPFVTLASLLPISIGGTGVREALFVALFGAVGMRAEVALALSLSTLAAALAWGLVGLALFAAGRGAARPVAASPDGTRAR; the protein is encoded by the coding sequence GTGACCGCGCGGCGCGGCGCGCTCCTCGCGCTCCGGCTCGTCGTCGCGCTCGCGCTGCTCGGGCTCGCATTCCGGATGGCCGCGGCGAGCGCGCCGCCGGGCACGGGCCTCGTCGCGGCACTGCGTTCGGCGTGGGTGCGCCCCGCCCTCCTCCCGTGGGCCGCCGCGCTCGCCTGCTTCGGCGCGAGCTTCGCGGTCGGCGCGCTCCGCTTCCGGCTCCTGCTTCGCGCGGCCGGCCTGGCGGGACGCTATGCGGCGGTGCTGCGCGCCTACCTCGTCGCGAGCTTCTTCAACCTCGTGCTGCCCGGGATGATCCTCGGCGACGTCTACCGGCTCGACGACGCGCGGCGCGACGCTGGGAGCACGGCGGCCGTCGCCGGGCTCGTCGCGCTCGAGCGCCTGCTCGGCATGAGCGCACTCGGCGCGATGGCGCTCGGCGCCGCGCTCCTGCTGCCGGAAGCGGCGATCGAGCCGCGCGCGCGGGCCGTCGTCGCACTCGCCGCCGCGGCGGTCGCACTCGCGCCGCTCGCCGTCGCCCACGCGACGCTCGCGCGGCTCGCCGAGCGCGCGCTGCGCCGGCTCGCCGCGCCATGGCCGCGCGCCGCCGACGCGCTCGTCCACGCCGTCGCCGCGGCGACGCGCGCCGCGCGCGATCGCCGCGTGCTCGTGCGCACGTTCGCGCTCTCGCTCGCGAACCAGGGGCTCCCCGTGCTCGCCGTCGCGGCGCTCGCCGTGCCTCTCGACCAGTCCGTCGGGCCGGCGTGGTTCGCCGTGATCGTCCCGTTCGTGACGCTCGCGAGCCTGCTGCCGATCTCGATCGGCGGCACCGGCGTGCGCGAGGCGCTCTTCGTCGCGCTCTTCGGCGCCGTCGGCATGCGCGCCGAGGTCGCGCTCGCGCTCTCGCTGTCGACGCTCGCGGCCGCGCTCGCGTGGGGGCTCGTCGGCCTCGCGCTCTTCGCGGCGGGCCGCGGCGCGGCGCGGCCGGTCGCCGCGAGCCCCGATGGAACGCGCGCGCGATGA
- a CDS encoding glycosyltransferase codes for MERGESAGGQRVIAVVIPCYRVSKHVLDVIAAIGPECGAIFVVDDACPESTGDVVERECRDPRVRVLRNARNEGVGGATLAGYRAALEAGADVIVKLDGDGQMDPRLVPRLVRPLLEGEADYAKGNRFFDLEGLSAMPRLRLVGNSLLSFACKLSSGYWNVFDPNNGFTAIHAAVARALPLDRIARGYFFESDVLFRLGVLRAVVCDVPMPARYGEEPSSLRIRRAVFEFAAGHARNTVKRVFYNYYLRNFNVASIELALGPVLMACGGWFGARRWLEGIESNVAQTSGTVMLAALPVILGFQLVLAALGYDLQNVPREVLHRRLTAGPEAP; via the coding sequence GTGGAGCGCGGAGAGTCGGCCGGGGGCCAGCGCGTGATTGCCGTCGTCATCCCCTGCTACCGCGTTTCGAAGCACGTGCTCGACGTCATCGCCGCCATCGGACCGGAGTGCGGCGCGATCTTCGTCGTCGACGACGCCTGCCCCGAGTCCACGGGCGACGTCGTCGAGCGCGAGTGTCGCGACCCGCGCGTGCGCGTGCTGCGCAACGCGCGCAACGAAGGCGTCGGCGGCGCGACGCTCGCCGGCTACCGTGCCGCGCTCGAGGCCGGCGCCGACGTGATCGTGAAGCTCGACGGCGACGGGCAGATGGACCCGCGCCTCGTCCCGCGCCTCGTGCGGCCGCTGCTCGAGGGCGAGGCCGACTACGCGAAGGGCAACCGCTTCTTCGATCTCGAGGGCCTCTCCGCGATGCCGCGGCTGCGCCTCGTCGGCAACTCGCTGCTCTCGTTCGCGTGCAAGCTCTCGAGCGGGTACTGGAACGTCTTCGACCCGAACAACGGCTTCACGGCGATCCACGCGGCCGTCGCGCGCGCGCTCCCGCTCGACCGCATCGCACGCGGCTACTTCTTCGAGTCGGACGTGCTGTTCCGGCTCGGCGTGCTGCGCGCCGTCGTGTGCGACGTCCCGATGCCCGCGCGCTACGGCGAGGAGCCGAGCAGCCTGCGCATCCGCCGCGCCGTCTTCGAGTTCGCGGCCGGCCACGCGCGCAACACCGTGAAGCGCGTCTTCTACAACTACTATCTGCGCAACTTCAACGTGGCGTCGATCGAGCTCGCGCTCGGCCCGGTGCTGATGGCGTGCGGCGGCTGGTTCGGAGCGCGGCGCTGGCTCGAGGGCATCGAGAGCAACGTCGCGCAGACGAGCGGCACGGTGATGCTCGCCGCGCTGCCCGTGATCCTCGGCTTCCAGCTCGTGCTCGCGGCGCTCGGCTACGACCTGCAGAACGTCCCGCGCGAGGTGCTCCACCGCAGGCTCACCGCCGGCCCCGAGGCGCCGTGA
- a CDS encoding class I SAM-dependent methyltransferase, whose amino-acid sequence MRWQSEGERAPRRAAPDAASADRACERCGAPLETLHAGLRDRHFDTEAPASGFAIAACATCDRWVLLPRPSPDALDDLYRDYYTHGHGGAAPSGFERWVARATAARSLGYARSASAFERATAPLAIGPLRAIGEARAMWLPARLRDAGGGRVLDVGCGDGELLAHLRELGWSVAGVEPDARARAVAAQRLGGAPVYASAEEAVAAGERADAVTLSHVVEHAADPEALLAACRRALAPEGRLVARTPNPASAACARFGASWLHWDPPRHLRLFGERGLRALVEAAGLRVLRSFTSAGSAHFAYAASARLERDGRLPGLDLGAVPVGVRLASIAFWLREHARVRRGEGVGEEVVVIATLAGGKEARA is encoded by the coding sequence GTGCGATGGCAGAGCGAAGGCGAGCGCGCACCGCGTCGCGCCGCACCCGACGCCGCGTCCGCGGACCGCGCGTGCGAACGCTGCGGCGCGCCGCTCGAGACGCTGCACGCCGGGCTTCGCGATCGCCACTTCGACACGGAAGCGCCCGCATCGGGCTTCGCGATCGCCGCGTGCGCGACGTGCGACCGCTGGGTGCTGCTGCCGCGGCCGTCGCCCGACGCGCTCGACGACCTCTACCGCGACTACTACACGCACGGGCACGGCGGTGCGGCGCCCTCCGGCTTCGAGCGCTGGGTGGCGCGCGCGACGGCAGCGCGCTCGCTCGGCTACGCGCGCAGCGCGAGCGCGTTCGAGCGCGCGACGGCGCCGCTCGCGATCGGGCCGCTGCGCGCGATCGGCGAGGCGCGCGCGATGTGGCTCCCCGCGCGGCTGCGCGACGCGGGCGGCGGGCGCGTGCTCGACGTGGGCTGTGGCGACGGCGAGCTGCTCGCGCACCTGCGCGAGCTCGGCTGGAGCGTGGCGGGCGTCGAGCCCGACGCGCGCGCGCGCGCCGTGGCGGCGCAGCGGCTCGGCGGCGCGCCCGTCTACGCGAGCGCGGAGGAGGCGGTGGCCGCGGGCGAGCGCGCGGATGCGGTGACCCTCTCGCACGTGGTCGAGCACGCGGCCGATCCCGAGGCGCTGCTCGCCGCGTGCCGGCGCGCGCTCGCGCCGGAGGGCCGGCTCGTCGCGCGCACGCCGAACCCGGCGAGCGCGGCGTGCGCGCGCTTCGGCGCGAGCTGGCTCCACTGGGATCCGCCGCGCCACCTGCGGCTCTTCGGCGAGCGCGGGCTGCGCGCGCTCGTCGAGGCCGCGGGGCTCCGCGTGCTGCGTTCGTTCACGTCGGCGGGCTCGGCGCACTTCGCCTACGCGGCGAGCGCGCGGCTCGAGCGCGACGGCCGCCTCCCCGGCCTCGACCTCGGCGCCGTGCCCGTCGGCGTGCGCCTCGCGTCGATCGCGTTCTGGCTCCGCGAGCACGCGCGCGTGCGCCGCGGCGAAGGCGTGGGCGAGGAGGTCGTGGTGATCGCGACGCTCGCGGGCGGGAAGGAGGCGCGCGCGTGA